The Erigeron canadensis isolate Cc75 chromosome 1, C_canadensis_v1, whole genome shotgun sequence genome segment CAGGGACAAAAATGGTACTTTTTAATTAGTAAGGGTTAAAACTCATTGGGTAGGGCCGGCCGACCAAAAGCAcctttttatctatttatttatatttctaaacaATTATTGTGCTAATTAAAGCTATATTATTACAACAATAATCCTGCTTGGAAAAGTACAGTGATTAGAAATATATGCCAACTCAACCCTTTTGTATGCAAAAGGGTAGAATTTACCACCCAGAtgaatcatttatctttttagaTAGGGTCTGATAACTGATATGAATCAGATCAGGGTATGAATGAAGCTGAGATGGGCCCTAGTGGGTCCAGGGGTTTAAGGGTTGAGGGGGGTTAAGTgataattattactcgtattatttattattagtaatCGCTTGGGAAACAAGCCTGCCTATCTTTAAATAAGGCTGCCAGCCATTAGGGTTAATTGTCGAGATTAATGATTGTGTTCTGAGGAACTCTCGTGGAGCTGCTGAGGCTCAGGCTCAATATTTATCTatctttttattagttttatatcGGTACAAGCATTTGGTTTGCATCAATATACTATGAAACACAGTAATTACATCATTAAATCATATTTGCCCAGGTGGAAGGTATCGAAGTTCCTGGTGCAAGTGAACCAATATCAGCATTGGATTTTCACTCTCCAACGACTAGTTTAGCTGTCGGAAATGATTGTGGTCTGGTACAAACTCTCTTTCTTGGTACTAATTCCTTCAATCCATGAAGGTagtaacataataatatatgtcTTGAGACTACTCAGAAGTGTATGACTAtctatcaaatatataaaatcgaTCTTGTGGGCCGAAAATTGGAAATCAGTACAATCAATTTATTTGTAGTCCAAAAATGGGCAAATAGGTTATTTGAACTTGGAAACTTACCGAAACAGGAACTTGTTGCTAAGTTTATGGGACGAAGGAAGTTTAGCTAGTTAAAAGATGATAAATGCCTACCTTTGTGTAGTTATCATTTGATAGATGCTCTGTATGTTTGATATGTACAGGTTCATCTACTTAAGTTAGTTGGAGAATCTGAAAAGTTAAATATGCACTTTGTGACAGAAACCAAGCGTGAAGGTGccatttgttattttttttaaagatatactTATTAAAACTCAGCAGGTGACCTTTTTTAAAGTTCATTTCATTCACCttctttttgatatataatctTGTAGATACTGCGTATGTTTTATAGGTATTGAATTGCACCATAAAAATGGATGGCAATCAACAGCCGTCTTTTCTCTCATACGTTCTCCTGTACGAAGCCTGAAGTACACATTTTCTGCTGCTAGAATTGTTGTTGGACATGAATCCGGTAAGGTGAGCATCATCCCTGTCATATAAAATTGTAGTTTGTTAGAAAGTTTAAAGACTCACACCTCACTTGTGACCCACTTTTTTGCATATCAGGCTGTTGTACTCGATGTTCAGTCATCATCAATACTGTTAATTACCGATTGTTTTGCCAGTTCTAGTTCTCCGGTTGTGTCTGTGGCCATGAAAACATATTTACCAACTGACACTGATGATCATGAGCAATCCGGAGACACATCACCTAGTGATCCAGATAAGGAAATGGCTTTCATATTAACCAAGGATGCACATATCACCCTTGTGGATAGTAGTAGTGGTAATAAGATCTGCTCTCAATTGGTAAACCCGAAGGAGTCCGCTGCAATATCAATATCCTTGTTAGGTAAGTTGCGTAagataatatatgtatgtttatgtttaaagtAAAGATGGAACTCcgattcaattttttttaattgagttGATTAAAGTTATGCACTTATGTTAAAgggtaaagttaaaaaataacttGAAAGGAACGGGTCAAATGGATCTACCAACTTAAATGGGTCACCTAAAGTGTATTGTCAAAGCATAAAACTTCTTAAATCATTttacttaaaattagattataGTAATATGTATTCAGTTTTGCAATcattttaaacattaaatatttatactGATCCATTTTCTAATAAATGAGTCGACTCAAGCTATTTGCTTATGCTCTATACCAGATGGGTAAAGTTGGAACAATAGTTTGTCAGGAATGTGTCAAATGGGACGAACAAGTTTGCTATTGTTAATGCATAAAACTCCTTAAagcattttatttaaatattagataatagtaaaatattaatatattatagcTTTTGCAATCGTTTTAGATATtgaatattttgtatatatctacAATTCTGGACATAAAGTGTTTCAGTTCTATCCAACCAGACATGTTTCATCACATACAAATGCATTAATCCGTCTAGTTTTTTGTGCACATTTCATCCAaattgacctgttacccaacccgtcAGCCCTGCGCATTTTGCCCCTTGTGTAAGCATTTGAGTTTTTGTTTCTAATGTTACTTGCATGCAGATGAAAAATATTCTGTTCGAGGATTATCTGAGGAGAATCCCGTGAACTCAGCACAGGATTTGACCGATAGAAAAGAGTCTTTACAGTCCAGTACTGAGCCAGAAAGTGATTCAACTGAAACTGAAGTAACTACCTTAAGTGAAGACACTGAATTGTGGAAGAATTTTGTAGACTCACTCATTTTAGTTTGTTGTGAAGATTCAATGCTTTTATACTCAACCAAGTCTCTAATTCAGGTGCCACTTGGTTGTATACCATCttaagttttattatatatgttgacCACATTTTGCTGAAGTATAACATATCAGGGAGAACCAAATTTCATCAGAAAGGTTGATTTAGAGAAACAATGCTCCTGGATGACaacttttaagaaaaatgatatgGAATCTGGAgttgttttagtttattcaACCGGAGATGTTGAGATCAGGTGATGTATTTATTTTTGAGGGCCCCTTTTTACGGGTAGCAATTGTGGAAGATATCAATATAGAAGTAGCGGGGTTATGAATGTGATTACTGTACAATAATGTGATACTATGGTTCTACCGGTTTGTCATATATAGACATGCAAATTATCTTTTTGACTGAGGCACTTATCTTTCTGCAGGTCCTTGCCAGATCTTAAAGTGCTGGCAGAAACTTCTTTAATGTCCATCCTCAGATGGAACTTCAAGAATAACATGGAAAACACAATGAGCTCTTTTGGTAATGGGCACATAACTATGGTTAGCTATTTTCTCATCTCAACAATCTAATTCTTATCATacgtttttctttttggtgttTAGCTATGTCTGGGAGGTGGGAATATCGATCTATCCACTTATGAATGGATTCAGTCTATGTTTATATCTTTAATGGGTCAAACGGTGAAACGGGTAATATTAAACATTTCGCTTGGAATGGAAGGTGGGAATATCGACCTTTCCACTTATGAATGGATTCAGtctatgttttatctttaatggGTCAAACGGGTAATATTAAACATTTTGCTTGGAATGGAGCAGGTCAAATGTGTCAATGTCTCCTAAagtgtatctttaattctttatGCACAAAGACCTCCTGTATAGATTTTGGATGAAGTGACATAACCACCCCATTTTACCACCTCTAATTGTGTCcattgattatttattcacGTACCTTGATGTTTTGATTCTCTGCTAGGTGTACGGTTGTGAATATGCTATTATATCTCTTTTCACCTCTGAAAATGACTTCaggtctctctctctctctctctctctctctctttcacacacacacacatgtgcataaacacacacacacacacacacacacacccctTCCTATTAACTTTTACTTTTCGCATAATTTAGGATCCCAGAGGCTCTACCGCGCCTTCATGATAAAGATGTTGCAGAAGCTGCAGAGGCTGCTCTTAAATTTTCTCTAAGCCAGAAGAATAAACAGGTTCCATAATGTTCtagaacatttttttttgccttttaGAACCACTGACAACTCTATGCGACTTTTCTTTTCAGACTGCACCAGCAGGAATACTTGGTGGTGTCATCAAGGGCATaaggagagaaaaagaaaatgacaatGCTCATATTGAAGAAACTCGGGATATCCTTGTTTCTAAGCTAGAAACCTTGTTTTCTAGGACCCCGTTTTCAGTTTCAGATTTAGATTTGGATCTGAGAGATGACTTTGATGTGCCAgtcaaattaggttaaaaaTTGTCTTTCTCACCTTTTCCAGTTTTGACAATGCCAACATTTTTACCTATAAACGTGTCAATCTGGGTTATGTTTTGTCTCTAACAGGTCAAATTATAAGTAGCTATAAAAGAAATGCGAATGAATGGCTCCAAAGCTGTCTAAGCATTTCTGATAACCTTCTAAATCACTTCATTTAAAGATTAGATTATAAGTGTAATAATGTTGTTTTTGTAAGCATATTAAACACATcaattatttattgtttttttctctATTAATAGACGTAGAAGTGTTTCAGGTCAACCCCTCAGGCCTACTTAGCCGGCCCATTTTGTCACCGCTACTTCACCCTCGTCATTTCTTTTCTCTATTCTTTTTTAACTATTTGTCTTTGTGTTTAGTTGTAGAAAAAATTGAGGTCGAACCAAAGTTCCCTGAGCCACCATCCGAGAATCGAAGTCAGATTGAGAAAAGTATAAAACTATTTCTGAGAGCTCTTTACAGAATATATTGAGGCTTCCAGATACACTAAAGCATTTCTATTGCTCCATGTAGATGAGAAAACAGAGAGGGGGAGATTATTTGAAGGTGGCTCTGCTATTGCAGAACCAAAAGCTAGGACAGCAGATGAAATCAAGGCCAAATATCGGAAGACAGGGATGGGGGTAAGTTAACTTAAGTGAAGTATTATACTCGATATCACTTAAGAAAAATGGCTCATTTTGTTCAACGACCCTATTTAATTTTGATTGTTTAGGATACATCGGCTATGGCTCAAGAAGCAAAAGACAAGCTTCTCGAGCGCCAAATGAAACTTGAGGTATTGGACTTCCCCTCTTTTGttgatttaaatttttataattccTCATTGTATGTGCCCCATCTCCGTTTTTGCTTACGTCAAGTGGATCTTGTTATATATCCTATAAATGGGGTTCTCACTATGACAATTTTCAGAGActaattatgtaaaaatgtatTGTCATCATGATGTATATGTTGGAGCAAGTTTTTTGAGCAATAATGTAAAGCTAAAGCATTAACAACTTAGACTAATCCCACTTGTAGCTAATGATTGATGTATTGTTACCACCATTACATGTCTCAGTGCCTtgaggtggtggtggcagtggcAGTGGTAAACTGGTAATTGCAGATATGAGGGATTGAGTGTCaaccaaaatttataaattattattctCTCATTTTATCATTATGTACATGCTTTATTCGGCACTTCATCGCTGTCATTAAAACAGCCTCCGTGAAGTTGATTAGAAATATTTTGAGTTAAGACTAGTTTTGAATTATGTGGGTCAAAATAGATGCAACAGAATTAAATTTGGTATAACAGAATTGTATGCTGGATATGGAGACAGACTTTGAACTTGGTCGGTCAAAATTGATATAATCAGGATGATAGTTTGTCTCTTATATTAAGGGGTGGTATATTTGCTATCAAGGTTTTATTAGCAAGGATCATGCACCGTAATACTTTCCTGTTTCGTAATGTTTTTACCTGTTAAAATATCCTCTTAATTTGTTACagaaactaaaagaaaactCGGAAGAACTGGCAAGTGAGTCCGAAAACTTTGCATCATTGGCAGGCGAGCTTGCAAAGCAAATGGAGAATCGGAAGTGGTGGCAATTATGAATTATGTGCCTCAAACTTGGCCTTTAATTTGAACAAGTGTTTTGCGTACAGATCAGATAAGGCAGATTGATATCTCAAACACTTGCATCATTTGttgtatactttttttaatttatagaaaagTTTGGTTGATTCATTTAGGttatatcttttgtttttgttgaacatAGACCCAGATGAAACAAATCAAAGACAAGAAATCGGCTGTGTTGCATGTTTCGCTTATTTACCTAACAGTTGTGTCAAAGGTGATCATGTTTGTAAGCATGGTTCCGCTGTAAATGAGTGAAGTACAAGAACACTATTATGTATCATATACAAAATTGCATATTCACGTAAAGGTTAGATTGTTAAAGATTAGATGCTAAACTGTCTTCATTATCTTACCTTATCTATTTGGATTTTGTTAACTATAGCCTCCAAGGTTATAGGTTAGCACTTTATTTTAAGGGCTTAGTACCTttaaatgtaaacaactttatataaattgttaatAGGGTATATTGAACTTTAATGATATACATTGTTTtgaatgaactttcaaattctgGTTATCGTACGCATTTCgagtatatgtgacaaccatataagctgtcaTGTCTAAAGTCACGTTAGTTTGCAAGTTTTTTACTGGTTCGGTACACAATTACCGGGatataaaagttcattacatacaatgcatgTTATTGAAGTTCGATACAGACTAACAACTCATATAATGTTGtttatatttgtattaaaaaagaaaagtttgagTATAAAAATAAGGAAAGTATTTATGATAAATAAGTTGTATTAATAAGGGAAGTGATTCGATTTTTGTATAGCACAAATTTAGGATATACaccattaaatatgttttacagtattatataatataatattataagatAGATATTCACTTCAAAACTCAATAGCAAACACCCTCTAAGTATGTTTTACAGTGTTGTATAGTATAATATTATAAGATAGATATTCACTTCAAAACTCAACAGCAAACACCTTGACCTATCATTTGTTCAATTTGGTCGATCTGATACTTAgttaattcttttatctttatgTTCCCAGTGTATAATTTTGTCAACTTTTGTAGTGAATTGAATTTACTATACGAATAAAACACGAAGTCTGAAATTTGTTTTTACCAAATATGCGTACAAAAGTCCTTTCTAGGACCAACCTACTCATAGTTagattatgtttaattatatgAACTTTGTATATATAAGGGTTGGTTATGGTAAAACAGGTATTGTATTAAAGTTTAataaataggacaagatcttgactttTAGATCATGGTAAAATTGATGCATGGAGATTCATGTTGATGCACGATGTTTTTCATAATACACATTTATTTTCaatgaagaaaaacctattgttatatttgttttactttaatatatattttaatatgtgtgtatatatattatatatatatatagacacacatGTTTATTTAAcctagaatatatatatatatatatatatatatctaggggacctttattttgagaacccatttgtttgtaagaaccgtgagaactcttaaattttatattggaacacatgttttttttacattcacatgtgaaatgttgtaaaaacatatgttgtagaagaaattcttttttagatccttatatatagccgtttgtcacatgtgaacaaaaaacgtgaacaaattcattcacaagttcataaaaggcAAATTTTGAAGGAATCCcgaaaaagtttcttctacatcatatatttttatatcatttcacttGTGAATgaacaacaaatatataatttaagagttctcatagttcttacaaaaaaaatggttatcaaaataagaaaactctctctatatctatatctatattcataataaaacaatagttattaTGGCTTTTTAAAGCCATCcacctcaaattaaaattatttctaaacatgccacataggatttatcatACGTGgcacctccatatttttttcacactaatagattttcattaaataatataatataattatacatatattttaaatatagcatataaaaaagcatatatatataaaatttatatttatataaatcaaacatatataaaaaatcacgactaacattgcatgacattttttaacttttttatttttaatataaacacttcataattcatgattcataatccatgatattttattaccttttctttccttttttttcattttctatttactatatacacttcataatcaaactatatatattatgttcaacacgtacacctcaaattacataaccctttataataatctatctatacatatattatgtttcacagttttcttcaTTGTTagtttatcataatcatgaagtatttttcaattagtttttaatttataaagttattcttaataatctatctatacatatattatgtttcacagttttcttcgttgttaatttgtcataatcatgaagtatttttcaattggtttttaatttataaagttattcttctGTCGTataccaatctatatatatatatatattaaaacagtaaaaatccTAACCTTTTAAACCATTTTTCAACCTAAAGCTAGCTTTAAACATTGTCACATAGGATTGTATCCTACGTGAcatctccatactttttttacaatatttatcttataacctctatttattctcaaaccaatgtaatttattttattaaatataacataaaatattaaatcaaaactatatacacaaaattaaaaaaaaaaaatcaaaacccatattaagatataagaaGATGTCCAATACAtctattcacttttcccatatatatatatatatatatatatatatatagggtgaagTTAtattgagaacctttttttttgcgagaacccttgataacttttcaaatcaagtccaactgatgattgttctttacatgaaaattattttttgattgttttctgaataacttatgtgtaattttaaagtttataattgtgttgAGGCattgattatcatccgttatacatatatgtgaagatttggattcttgatcacatgtgcacgtatattgctatgatcacatgtatgcaagtcgatcacatgtaatcacaAATCACCTATATAGATATCATTGTTGTGATTGGTCTTATGCATTCTTACATATCACTATAACAGTGAATTGTTGATTCAAAGGTTCGAATGAATTATTGTACCGCTTCATCATTTATAAGTATAGATGTATCTTAAGTGATACTTAGACATAAAAAATCGCCAACTAATAATCGAACAGTTGTTAGTGGTCAAACCAACCAATAACTATATTCAATAATGAAACAAATagcatatatgtataatttaaacCCAATAAGAATATAAGCCAAATGGGTTTTTAGAGTGATTGCATCATATAAAAGATAGGCAAGTGGTAAGTGTGACACCATACATATACACCACCGCTTACCCCTTTTTGCGTGGTGTGGTGTCACCATCCATGGTTTACATCTCGTAGTTTAGATTACGTGCAAGATTTCACCATTGTATGTattgttaagaaaaaacaaaaaatgttaaacaaacataacaaaaaagTCTAAAATTGAACTAATTAATATTATAGGGATGATTGgatgaaacaaaaaatttaagaaCCGCAAGAAAGATCctaatgttaaattttttttggatcGGGTTGGGCCTAGTTTAAAACACTTCAGGTCAAGTTTTTATACAATTAACGGGGAACTTATTCCTTATGTCTTAGGTTCTGGTATCTTGTCGAGTTTGCATAAACCATCTGTGTCGATGGATGTTCCGATAAAAATGCTAATGAATGTCGGGTCGGAATATCATATTACTTGTACGAGTCCGGGCTGATGAACCTGCTCCTTATtcgaaaaagaaaatgtttaaaGCTTTCTACACTTTACTTACTCTAACCAGAAAAATATCCATTTCAACGAACACGCCATTAATTAACAACATAAACTCAAgaattatttcattattattattaatataaacaagGAAGAAATATTGatcacataataataataatattattgacaCTGATGTTGAGATCAGGCTATGTGCCCCATATCTGTTTTTGCTTACATCAAGTGGACCTTTGTTAAAATATCCTATAAATGGAATACTCACTATGACAACTTTCAGAAACAAATTATATCTGATGTCTTGTCATCATTATGTAAATGTTGGAGCAAGTTTTTCGAGCAATAATGTAAAGCTAAAGCATTAACAACAGAGAGACTAATCCCACTTATAGCTAATGATAGATATACTGTTACCGCCATTACCTGTCTCATTGCCTGGAGGTGCTGGTGGTTGTAAAttatctctcttttttttttttttaagtacatGTTTTCTGTGATACTTCATTGTTGTTGTCATTATAGCCGCCTCTTTGCTAAATTGATTAGaaatattttgaatattaaAGACTATTTCTTGAATTATCTCGGTCAAAATTGAATAACAGAATTTATTTGGTATAAGTATAACAGAATTGTATGCTGGATGTGGAGACCGATTTTGCACTATGTATGACAGtcaatatatatagtcatatagatatAATTAGGATGACAGTTtgtctctcttattaaattggATTTTTCTGGGGCGGTATATTTGCTAACTATGAAGGATATTACCTAGTTTAATTATAGTTTCCTAACTAcaagtatattatatttagtagattaatatcttttatttatttagtagaTTATAGTTTCCTAATAATTAGTTGTCTTTACTTGATAAACAAGTTGTACATTGGCTATAAAGTCTTTAATTGTATCAATAATATTAAGAACAATTCACATCACAATATTAACAAAGTTTTATTAGCAAGGACCATGTACCGTTGATACTTTCTTTTTTCCTAATGTTTTTACTTGTTAAAATATCCTTTTAGTTTGTTATAGAAACTGAAAGAAAACTCAGAAGAACTGGCAAGTGAGTCCGAAAACTTTGCATCATTAATTGGCAGGCAAGCTTGCAAAGCAAATGGAGAATCGAATGTGGTGGCAACTTTGAATTATGTGGCTCAAACTTGCTGGGCCAAGTTTGAACCGAGTGTTTTAGGTAGCAAGTTGCTAGTTTGAACCGAGCGTTTTTGTTGTGTACTTCTTTCAATTTATAGAAAAGTTTGGCTGATCTATCAAGTTAATATTCTTTTGGTTTCGTTGAAAACAGACCTACatgaaacaaaacaaacaaaagaaatcGAGTCAAAGATTATCTTGCTTATTAGCGTGGGTTAACTATAAACGAGTTATGTATCGTATCTAAGATCTTTCTTTAAGTAACAACGACATTCTTAAAGTTAGAACCTAAAACGTCTTCATTAGCTTACCTTATTTCAAAATGAGTTTTACATTTCTTAACATTCTATATTAGTGCTTCGTTATCCTTGAAAATTTCTAATCTGCCATTAATTGATTAGCAATGTTGTTTCATTACGTAATAATAGTACTTTTTCTGACTCTACCAACCACCTGAAATTTTGAGATGTATTAGTCAATACAATACTTGGTGATTTTTTGAATACGTAGGTTAGATACaaatattttagtatttttattgAATCGAACAAACTGAATTTGGGTATTTACGTAGTGGTTACATATGTACATGTCGGTCTATCCAAGTATCCAACTATCCAAGTTCTGGTCTTGGTATGGTTTGGACTTTGGATTGTATAAGAGTCAAAATTTGGATATCCGTagaaattttatgataaaacatTATATTTACGAGATGCAATGGTGGCAATAGCTTTTATTAAATTCTTGAGTGGTCTAATGCTATTATGAGtcaataaaatgaaattatatacatttttaatgtaattttatcttttaatgatatattttaTCCGTTCCATTTTAAGTGtcacttttaaagttttttttttaatttaaattttaaacataaatatatttatatgtattatacaAAAGTCAATCAAATTTATatcattgaaaaatatattaaaaatccaatttatttatatatttatattatgtatcATCTAACACAAATCAATtattacataacataaccaaaagtttacagtcaaagtttttaaaataaaattgaaaatcaaactaaaatacttaaaatgaaATGGAAGGAgtaatttttatactttaaaaaagatgaaacataaattaaaatagaaatttaacgatatatatataataccaatGTTGTAGGTATAAATTATTGACTTACATAAACACGTATTTACGCGAGAGTGATAGTATAGTTcgtaaaaatgtaaaatgtcTTTATAACTGAAAATAATGGACGGTGTAAGATTTGGCGGGAGTGGACGGTGATGTTGACAGATCCAATGAGAAACCGGAATTTCTTTCTCTAATCTCAGTCAAAGCAACCATCATTCTCTACTCTATACCTTTTGGGTCTTAATCCTTGGTTGACTTCTTGTTACACTACtttttagataaataaataaataaaacgttTTCTTCATATAGGTTAGATACCCTCCTCCGTCCTACTCAAAGATGAAAGAATGAGATAATTCTTTTCCTCTTTATCATTATACTAAATTAAATTGATACTAAATTAAATTTACAGATTTCTGCACAATACAACGAAGATAATAAAACATATCTGTTTAATTT includes the following:
- the LOC122607576 gene encoding uncharacterized protein LOC122607576 — translated: MFTKLFNRNSQPSSPRADHHQDVQQLKDFDPHVVVHYGIPSTASILAFDPLQQLLAVGTLDGRIKVIGGDNIECLLISPKPVPFKNLEFLQNQGFLVSVSNENVVQVWDLGKRQLASNLQWESNISAFSVVCNTNYMYVGDEYGYMSVLKYDSEEGNIQHMPYQLPVDLIADDAGISLPDQQSVVGMLSQPFTSGKRVLIAYQNGVIILWDAFEDKAIIAKSHNDLHVKDEIIVRSTIDVRPESLNNKLVGEQAEKEISALCWVSSDGSILAVGYVDGDIMLWNVPTMTSNKDQKTNKSSNIAVKLRLSSGDRRLPVIVLHWSNSTHSGSGGQLFVYGGDDIGSEEVLTILNLDLSSGLEALKCVKRLDLTLNGSYADIELVPNVGAAGSSTTLFVLTNPGQLHAYDDDCLSGLMSAPETMHALNAVQCPVTLPTVEPYMTIAKLCLVDDDEGQQRILKETVLAAKPQLASPSTTGTIKWPVSGGFPSQLFSTENVGVERIYIAGYQDGYVRIWDATFPVFSLIFVLGIQVEGIEVPGASEPISALDFHSPTTSLAVGNDCGLVHLLKLVGESEKLNMHFVTETKREGIELHHKNGWQSTAVFSLIRSPVRSLKYTFSAARIVVGHESGKAVVLDVQSSSILLITDCFASSSSPVVSVAMKTYLPTDTDDHEQSGDTSPSDPDKEMAFILTKDAHITLVDSSSGNKICSQLVNPKESAAISISLLDEKYSVRGLSEENPVNSAQDLTDRKESLQSSTEPESDSTETEVTTLSEDTELWKNFVDSLILVCCEDSMLLYSTKSLIQGEPNFIRKVDLEKQCSWMTTFKKNDMESGVVLVYSTGDVEIRSLPDLKVLAETSLMSILRWNFKNNMENTMSSFGNGHITMVYGCEYAIISLFTSENDFRIPEALPRLHDKDVAEAAEAALKFSLSQKNKQTAPAGILGGVIKGIRREKENDNAHIEETRDILVSKLETLFSRTPFSVSDLDLDLRDDFDVPVKLVVEKIEVEPKFPEPPSENRSQIEKNEKTERGRLFEGGSAIAEPKARTADEIKAKYRKTGMGDTSAMAQEAKDKLLERQMKLEKLKENSEELASESENFASLAGELAKQMENRKWWQL